The Pygocentrus nattereri isolate fPygNat1 chromosome 4, fPygNat1.pri, whole genome shotgun sequence genome includes a window with the following:
- the ccn2a gene encoding CCN family member 2a, whose translation MFSGMSLRLVSVLCFTFFSWVVAQECTGQCHCPDVPPQCPPGVSLVPDACGCCRVCAKQLGELCTERDVCDPHKGLYCDYGSPSNRRIGVCTARDGATCVFGGMVYRSGESFQSSCKYQCTCLDGAVGCVPLCGMDVRLPSPDCPSPRRVKVPGKCCEEWVCDSPHTTMFVGSALAAYREEETYGPDLSMMRENCLVQTTEWSACSKTCGLGISTRVTNDNRECRLEKQSRLCMVRPCESHLEEKIRKGKKCIRTPRVSKPMKFEISGCTTTKAYRPKFCGVCTDGRCCTPHRTATLPVEFKCPDGQVMKKQMMFIKTCACHYNCPGENDIFESMYYKKMLGDMA comes from the exons ATGTTTTCTGGAATGAGCCTGAGACTAGTTTCTGTGCTCTGCTTCACTTTCTTCAGCTGG GTGGTAGCTCAGGAGTGCACTGGCCAGTGCCACTGCCCTGATGTGCCCCCACAGTGCCCGCCAGGTGTAAGCCTGGTGCCAGATGCCTGCGGATGCTGCAGAGTGTGTGCCAAGCAGCTGGGAGAACTGTGCACAGAGAGAGACGTATGTGATCCTCACAAAGGCCTTTACTGTGACTATGGCTCGCCAAGCAACCGACGCATCGGAGTCTGCACAG CTAGGGATGGTGCCACCTGCGTGTTTGGAGGGATGGTGTACCGCAGTGGCGAGTCCTTCCAAAGCAGCTGCAAGTACCAGTGCACTTGTCTGGATGGAGCAGTTGGCTGCGTGCCCCTTTGTGGGATGGATGTCAGGCTGCCAAGCCCAGACTGCCCCTCACCCCGCAGGGTCAAGGTGCCAGGAAAGTGCTGTGAGGAGTGGGTCTGCGACTCACCACACACCACCATGTTTGTGGGCTCTGCTCTTGCAG CTTACAGAGAAGAGGAGACTTATGGCCCAGATCTTTCCATGATGCGTGAGAACTGCCTGGTCCAGACCACAGAGTGGAGTGCCTGCTCAAAGACCTGCGGCCTGGGAATCTCCACCCGCGTCACCAACGACAACCGCGAGTGCCGTCTGGAGAAGCAGTCTCGTCTCTGCATGGTGCGCCCATGTGAATCCCACctggaggagaaaatcagg AAAGGAAAGAAGTGCATTCGCACTCCCAGGGTCTCAAAGCCCATGAAGTTCGAGATCTCTGGCTGCACCACCACCAAGGCCTACCGCCCCAAGTTCTGTGGCGTGTGCACAGATGGCCGCTGCTGCACCCCCCACAGGACCGCCACTCTGCCCGTGGAGTTCAAGTGCCCCGATGGCCAGGTCATGAAGAAGCAGATGATGTTCATCAAGACCTGCGCATGCCACTACAACTGCCCCGGGGAGAATGACATCTTTGAGTCTATGTACTACAAAAAGATGCTTGGCGACATGGCATGA
- the LOC108427519 gene encoding uncharacterized protein LOC108427519 isoform X2, with protein sequence MALRSLDPVSWLKQEYSKLIHEAALLESHDGELQMITDASRRHISAGGQYGTSQIINTCVLDSLLYVLRNCHSKYMEIRELFRHDRTINAIMIFLHKERYNEAKMLWLIQLKLVSGECRFNICEKVNVWSKVEDHLPMFNDLACAKYHFDEDRASPQISDDVYQSTLSAFECCCGDVKFLGLRYTDPRLVLVNVSGRRDRAPQFYITDKYGRTFELQFLLLSNTTEPVKHMTGCSKLEDRWVLYDNNPEKPPFEDFNIENADFTNHFIIYLAGYVNTSQAGDKDESLKDDAPLGILEDGSDCGTRVFSSTTGLSTRPVKLKMF encoded by the exons TCTAGATCCAGTCTCTTGGCTAAAGCAGGAATACAGCAAACTAATACATG AAGCTGCTCTTCTAGAAAG CCACGATGGTGAACTGCAGATGATCACTGATGCTTCAAGAAGGCACATAAGTGCCGGTGGTCAATATGGTACAAGCCAGATCATAAACACATGTGTCCTCGACTCACTCCTCTATGTCCTCCGTAACTGTCACTCAAAATACATGGAAATTCGAGAACTTTTCAGGCATGATCGTACAATTAATGCGATTATGATCTTTCTACACAAGGAGAGATACAATGAGGCAAAGATGCTCTGGTTAATTCAACTTAAGCTTGTATCCGGGGAGTGTAGGTTCAACATATGTGAGAAAGTTAATGTTTGGAGTAAGGTAGAGGATCACTTGCCAATGTTTAATGATCTGGCTTGTGCTAAGTACCATTTTGATGAAGACAGAGCAAGCCCTCAGATCTCAGATGATGTCTACCAAAGCACACTAAG TgcatttgaatgctgctgcggTGATGTCAAGTTTCTAGGGCTGAGGTACACAGACCCCCGCCTCGTACTGGTAAATGTCAGTGGCCGTAGAGACAGAGCTCCCCAGTTTTACATCACAGACAAATATGGCAG GACCTTTGAGCTTCAGTTCTTGCTGCTGTCAAACACAACTGAGCCTGTAAAGCATATGACTGGGTGCAGCAAACTAGAGGATAGATGGGTCCTCTATGACAATAACCCAGAGAAGCCACCTTTTGAAGATTTCAACATTGAGAATGCAGATTTTACAAATCACTTTATCATTTATTTGGCTGGATATGTCAACACATCACAAGCTGGAGACAAAGATGAATCCCTAAAAGATGATG CGCCACTGGGAATTCTTGAGGATGGTTCTGATTGTGGGACGAGGGTGTTTAGCAGCACTACGGGCCTCTCTACCAGGCCAGTAAAACTAAAGATGTTTTGA
- the LOC108427519 gene encoding uncharacterized protein LOC108427519 isoform X1 gives MHKKLQHLADFFCCSESLDPVSWLKQEYSKLIHEAALLESHDGELQMITDASRRHISAGGQYGTSQIINTCVLDSLLYVLRNCHSKYMEIRELFRHDRTINAIMIFLHKERYNEAKMLWLIQLKLVSGECRFNICEKVNVWSKVEDHLPMFNDLACAKYHFDEDRASPQISDDVYQSTLSAFECCCGDVKFLGLRYTDPRLVLVNVSGRRDRAPQFYITDKYGRTFELQFLLLSNTTEPVKHMTGCSKLEDRWVLYDNNPEKPPFEDFNIENADFTNHFIIYLAGYVNTSQAGDKDESLKDDAPLGILEDGSDCGTRVFSSTTGLSTRPVKLKMF, from the exons TCTAGATCCAGTCTCTTGGCTAAAGCAGGAATACAGCAAACTAATACATG AAGCTGCTCTTCTAGAAAG CCACGATGGTGAACTGCAGATGATCACTGATGCTTCAAGAAGGCACATAAGTGCCGGTGGTCAATATGGTACAAGCCAGATCATAAACACATGTGTCCTCGACTCACTCCTCTATGTCCTCCGTAACTGTCACTCAAAATACATGGAAATTCGAGAACTTTTCAGGCATGATCGTACAATTAATGCGATTATGATCTTTCTACACAAGGAGAGATACAATGAGGCAAAGATGCTCTGGTTAATTCAACTTAAGCTTGTATCCGGGGAGTGTAGGTTCAACATATGTGAGAAAGTTAATGTTTGGAGTAAGGTAGAGGATCACTTGCCAATGTTTAATGATCTGGCTTGTGCTAAGTACCATTTTGATGAAGACAGAGCAAGCCCTCAGATCTCAGATGATGTCTACCAAAGCACACTAAG TgcatttgaatgctgctgcggTGATGTCAAGTTTCTAGGGCTGAGGTACACAGACCCCCGCCTCGTACTGGTAAATGTCAGTGGCCGTAGAGACAGAGCTCCCCAGTTTTACATCACAGACAAATATGGCAG GACCTTTGAGCTTCAGTTCTTGCTGCTGTCAAACACAACTGAGCCTGTAAAGCATATGACTGGGTGCAGCAAACTAGAGGATAGATGGGTCCTCTATGACAATAACCCAGAGAAGCCACCTTTTGAAGATTTCAACATTGAGAATGCAGATTTTACAAATCACTTTATCATTTATTTGGCTGGATATGTCAACACATCACAAGCTGGAGACAAAGATGAATCCCTAAAAGATGATG CGCCACTGGGAATTCTTGAGGATGGTTCTGATTGTGGGACGAGGGTGTTTAGCAGCACTACGGGCCTCTCTACCAGGCCAGTAAAACTAAAGATGTTTTGA